One segment of Deinococcus aerolatus DNA contains the following:
- the rsfS gene encoding ribosome silencing factor translates to MTLNTKPNAPSKSSAHELDQRQLRAIVDAARERRAEDVRVLDLSDVSSTLEYFLICTATAGLQLNAIQENVRIKAMEAGLPRPSVEGPSERWLLLSFGNIVVHIMTKEAREYYDLEGLWSDARTLDFPEE, encoded by the coding sequence ATGACCCTGAACACCAAACCGAACGCCCCCTCCAAATCCTCTGCCCACGAGCTGGACCAGCGCCAGTTGCGCGCCATCGTGGACGCCGCCCGCGAGCGCCGCGCCGAGGACGTGCGAGTGCTGGACCTCTCGGACGTCAGCAGCACGCTGGAGTACTTCCTGATCTGCACCGCCACCGCCGGGTTGCAGCTCAACGCCATCCAGGAAAACGTCCGCATCAAGGCGATGGAGGCCGGCCTGCCGCGCCCCAGCGTTGAAGGCCCCAGCGAGCGCTGGCTGCTGCTGTCGTTCGGCAACATCGTGGTCCACATCATGACCAAGGAAGCCCGCGAGTATTACGACCTCGAGGGACTGTGGAGCGACGCCCGCACGCTGGACTTTCCCGAGGAGTAA
- the cdaA gene encoding diadenylate cyclase CdaA: MTTPFGQIGVQDVLDIVVVAFLVYQGYLLVAGTRAVNVVRGILVFAGVWVAAQLLGLTTLSYLLGRAGTVGIFALLVLFQPELRAALERVGRPRGRDASASGAALQDLARAMERLAERKTGALIAIERRTPLGEYAETGVNIDALVSVPFLEALFARNAPLHDGGIILQGARVVAAGCLFPLQPADGTYRRYGTRHRAAIGLSELTDAVVLVVSEERGSMRIALGGRLGPDLNGTELREQLRELVYDYPVGRAAVPVKPTPETKSAPETGDVRADAASQTEVRAELRPETRPEPRPETRKEQT; this comes from the coding sequence ATGACCACCCCGTTCGGCCAGATTGGTGTCCAGGATGTGCTGGACATTGTCGTGGTCGCCTTCCTGGTGTACCAGGGCTACCTGCTGGTGGCCGGCACACGGGCCGTGAATGTGGTGCGCGGGATTCTGGTGTTCGCCGGGGTGTGGGTGGCCGCGCAGCTGCTGGGCCTGACCACCCTCAGTTACCTGCTGGGCCGCGCCGGCACGGTGGGCATCTTCGCGCTGCTGGTCCTGTTTCAGCCGGAACTGCGCGCCGCGCTGGAGCGGGTGGGCCGCCCGCGTGGGCGCGATGCCAGCGCCAGCGGGGCCGCGCTGCAGGACCTGGCCCGCGCGATGGAACGCCTGGCCGAGCGCAAGACCGGCGCGCTGATCGCCATCGAGCGCCGCACACCGCTGGGCGAGTACGCCGAGACCGGCGTGAACATCGACGCGCTGGTCAGCGTGCCGTTTCTGGAGGCGCTGTTTGCCCGCAACGCCCCGCTGCACGACGGCGGCATCATCCTTCAGGGCGCGCGGGTGGTGGCGGCCGGCTGCCTGTTTCCGCTGCAACCCGCCGACGGCACCTACCGCCGCTACGGCACCCGCCACCGCGCGGCCATCGGGCTCTCGGAGCTGACCGACGCGGTGGTGCTGGTGGTCAGCGAGGAACGCGGCAGCATGCGTATTGCCCTGGGCGGCCGCCTGGGGCCGGACCTGAACGGCACCGAACTGCGCGAGCAACTGCGCGAACTGGTCTACGACTACCCGGTGGGCCGCGCTGCCGTGCCGGTCAAGCCCACGCCTGAAACGAAAAGTGCCCCGGAGACCGGGGACGTCCGGGCAGACGCGGCGTCCCAGACCGAGGTGCGGGCTGAGTTGCGCCCTGAAACGCGCCCCGAACCGCGCCCTGAAACGCGCAAGGAGCAGACGTGA
- a CDS encoding metal-dependent hydrolase produces MNIRFLGHSTFLLHSGEHRLLIDPYITGNPRSPVTLEEALTWKLSAVLISHAHGDHWGDALAFGKAGVPLIATAEIAGYAQKHGAAQAVSLNIGGTYAPDWGRLTLTPAWHSSSFPDGTYGGMPTGLLIELGGKRLYFAGDTCLFSDMRLIGDRGLDAAILPVGDHYTMGPEEAARTLELLRPKVAIPMHFGTFPPLTGDPQVFKRDGEAQGVDVRILEPGETTAL; encoded by the coding sequence ATGAACATCCGTTTCCTAGGCCACAGCACCTTTTTGCTTCACAGCGGCGAGCACCGCCTGCTGATCGATCCCTACATCACCGGCAACCCCAGGTCGCCCGTCACGCTGGAAGAGGCCCTGACCTGGAAGCTCAGCGCCGTGCTGATCAGCCACGCGCACGGCGACCATTGGGGCGACGCGCTGGCCTTCGGCAAGGCGGGCGTGCCGCTGATCGCCACCGCCGAGATCGCGGGCTACGCCCAGAAGCACGGCGCCGCGCAGGCGGTCAGCCTGAACATCGGCGGCACCTACGCTCCCGACTGGGGCCGCCTGACCCTGACCCCCGCCTGGCACAGCAGCTCGTTTCCAGACGGCACCTACGGCGGCATGCCCACCGGACTGCTGATCGAGCTGGGCGGCAAGCGGCTCTACTTTGCCGGGGACACCTGCCTGTTTTCCGACATGCGCCTGATCGGGGACCGGGGGCTGGACGCCGCGATTCTGCCGGTGGGCGATCACTACACCATGGGCCCCGAGGAGGCCGCCCGCACGCTGGAACTGCTGCGCCCGAAGGTGGCCATTCCCATGCACTTCGGCACCTTTCCCCCGCTGACCGGTGATCCCCAGGTGTTCAAGCGGGACGGCGAGGCGCAGGGCGTGGACGTGCGGATTCTGGAGCCAGGGGAAACGACGGCCCTCTGA
- the yqeK gene encoding bis(5'-nucleosyl)-tetraphosphatase (symmetrical) YqeK produces the protein MIAHVLKLHAQPTAWTGWEERVRLMVRPRRFEHVVRVAELAAQIAAANGADVACAYAAGILHDIARDLPDAELLRLAPPECEIDGLHPLALHGRAGRALLERWGYADTVVLEAVEDHTTGPRGDNRVAQAVYIADVSEPGRGVNADIRELALQDLNAALEKAIISKVTYLQGRGITVHPRTLRSYHALPCCAHLTDSGDSGHAAPTSAFQ, from the coding sequence ATGATTGCCCACGTCCTGAAGCTGCATGCCCAGCCCACAGCCTGGACCGGCTGGGAGGAGCGGGTGCGGCTGATGGTCCGCCCCAGACGCTTTGAGCATGTGGTGCGGGTGGCCGAGTTGGCCGCACAGATCGCGGCGGCCAACGGAGCGGACGTGGCGTGTGCCTACGCGGCGGGCATTCTGCATGACATTGCCCGCGACCTGCCGGACGCCGAACTGCTGCGCCTCGCCCCGCCGGAGTGCGAGATCGACGGCCTGCACCCGCTGGCGCTGCACGGCCGCGCTGGCCGCGCCCTGCTGGAGCGCTGGGGCTACGCTGACACGGTGGTGCTGGAAGCCGTCGAGGACCACACCACCGGCCCACGCGGCGACAACCGGGTGGCGCAGGCCGTGTACATCGCCGACGTGTCCGAACCTGGACGTGGCGTCAACGCAGACATCCGTGAACTGGCGCTGCAGGACCTGAACGCGGCTCTGGAAAAGGCCATCATCTCCAAGGTCACCTACCTGCAGGGCCGGGGCATCACGGTGCATCCGCGCACGCTGCGCTCGTACCACGCCCTGCCGTGCTGCGCCCACCTGACGGACAGCGGCGATTCCGGCCACGCGGCACCCACGTCCGCCTTCCAGTGA
- a CDS encoding segregation and condensation protein A, which yields MTAAVLAPPTPVSGFVVDLPGFSGTLAELASALRTGQVGPQEVALLTLTRSVLAWVQALTGGSFAGAHPDLLPTLATVIALKARLLLPEPEPEAWQEDAPDEALEDLLEGVEALAELDTLVGFLLARRREREGIIPARPVTLDLPRRERARNPAGSLAKLVRAAQNAVRQVDTPLLSRDRLTLADALGALRAFGTRLRHFTFRGLPAQDWNERTTYFAALLEGVKEGEFSVQQAEVYGEINVQSHLVEL from the coding sequence TTGACCGCCGCCGTCCTGGCCCCCCCCACCCCGGTCAGCGGCTTCGTGGTGGACCTGCCCGGTTTCAGCGGCACGCTGGCCGAACTGGCCTCAGCGCTGCGAACCGGGCAGGTGGGGCCGCAGGAGGTGGCGCTGCTCACGCTGACGCGCAGCGTGCTGGCCTGGGTACAGGCGCTGACCGGCGGAAGTTTTGCCGGGGCGCACCCGGACCTGCTGCCCACCCTGGCCACCGTGATCGCCCTGAAGGCCCGGCTGCTGCTGCCCGAGCCGGAGCCGGAAGCGTGGCAGGAAGACGCCCCCGACGAGGCGCTGGAGGACCTGCTGGAAGGCGTGGAGGCACTGGCCGAGCTGGACACGCTGGTGGGCTTTCTGTTGGCCCGCCGCCGCGAGCGCGAGGGCATTATTCCGGCCCGGCCCGTGACGCTGGACCTGCCGCGCCGTGAGCGTGCGCGCAACCCGGCGGGCAGCCTGGCGAAACTGGTGCGGGCCGCACAGAACGCCGTGCGCCAGGTGGACACGCCGCTGCTATCGCGCGACCGCCTGACCCTGGCCGACGCCCTGGGGGCACTGCGGGCCTTTGGGACCCGGCTGCGCCACTTCACCTTCCGGGGCCTGCCCGCGCAGGACTGGAATGAACGGACCACCTACTTTGCTGCCCTGCTGGAAGGCGTCAAGGAGGGCGAGTTCAGTGTGCAGCAGGCCGAGGTCTACGGGGAGATCAACGTGCAGTCGCATCTGGTGGAGCTGTAA
- a CDS encoding CdaR family protein yields MSGGDPGSPLQEPPAWRRWLEPRYALGRSVHNLGLKVLAVAVAITLWFVATADRRANVEQGYDVPVTVRDTTGGRGEGTRATSDLNPATVRVTLSGRPERLRELRAGNIEAIVDVTGAPEGSFTRPVTVAAPNGTAVSRKSPDTVQGFVDTQLTRTLPVTLSVITPPEASLPRYTVMPAEARVTGPGRVVVRVSRLVSSPENLGAASEREVPLIALDEAGQPIEGVQTNPATVTVRRLDTGELPIKTLRVTLNDPPANLKVTARSIQPSSVRVVASPDLLGRLREISGTVTYRPGSYSAPVRLDLPAGAQALENVTVSLTVEPVPADDTP; encoded by the coding sequence GTGAGCGGCGGCGATCCGGGCTCCCCGCTGCAGGAGCCGCCCGCCTGGCGGCGCTGGCTGGAGCCCCGCTACGCGCTGGGGCGCAGCGTCCACAACCTAGGCCTGAAGGTGCTGGCGGTGGCGGTGGCGATCACGCTGTGGTTTGTGGCGACGGCAGACCGCCGGGCCAACGTGGAGCAGGGCTACGACGTGCCGGTGACGGTGCGCGACACCACCGGCGGGCGGGGCGAGGGCACCCGCGCCACCAGTGACCTGAATCCGGCCACGGTGCGCGTGACGCTGTCCGGGCGGCCCGAGCGGCTGCGCGAGTTGCGGGCCGGCAACATCGAGGCCATCGTGGACGTGACCGGCGCCCCGGAGGGCAGCTTTACCCGGCCCGTGACCGTGGCCGCGCCCAACGGCACTGCCGTCAGCCGCAAATCGCCCGATACGGTGCAGGGCTTCGTGGACACCCAGCTGACCCGCACCCTGCCGGTAACCCTCAGCGTGATCACGCCGCCCGAGGCCAGCCTGCCGCGCTACACGGTTATGCCCGCCGAAGCCCGCGTCACCGGCCCCGGCCGGGTGGTCGTGCGGGTCTCGAGGCTGGTGAGCAGCCCCGAAAACCTGGGGGCGGCCTCCGAACGCGAGGTGCCGCTGATTGCCCTGGACGAGGCCGGGCAGCCCATCGAGGGGGTGCAGACCAACCCGGCCACCGTCACGGTGCGCCGCCTGGACACCGGCGAGTTGCCGATCAAGACCCTGCGGGTGACCCTCAACGATCCCCCGGCCAACCTGAAGGTCACGGCCCGCAGTATCCAGCCCAGCAGCGTGCGGGTGGTGGCCTCGCCTGACCTGCTGGGCCGCCTGCGCGAGATCAGCGGTACGGTGACTTACCGCCCCGGCAGCTACAGCGCCCCAGTGCGGCTGGACCTGCCAGCCGGGGCACAGGCCCTGGAAAACGTCACGGTCAGCCTGACCGTCGAGCCAGTGCCCGCAGACGACACCCCCTGA
- the trpS gene encoding tryptophan--tRNA ligase codes for MSRVFSGIQPTGEPHIGNYFGAMRNYVALGEQYGKGSIYCVVDLHALTNPAAFDPRLLAKRTFEMALANFAVGLDPSRVVFFAQSHVPEHQELSWIFTNLTPVGELERMTQYKDKAGALESVPAGLLMYPVLMAADILLYKADTVPVGEDQTQHIELTREIARRFNHTFGETFPEPKAVYNKDALRIPGVDGHGKMSKSKGENSTLGLLESLDSIWQKLRAAPTDPARVRRTDPGNPDVCLIFDYHKLFSDLPTIEMVDVECRRAGIGCVDCKKKLMEGVTATLSPIQQRAAELAQHPDDIRDALAQGAKEARAIAAPVIAEVREKVGFLKL; via the coding sequence ATGTCCCGCGTCTTTTCTGGAATCCAGCCCACCGGCGAGCCCCACATCGGCAACTACTTCGGGGCCATGCGCAACTACGTCGCACTGGGCGAGCAGTACGGCAAGGGCAGCATCTACTGCGTGGTGGACCTGCACGCGCTGACCAACCCGGCGGCCTTTGACCCCAGACTGCTGGCAAAACGCACCTTCGAGATGGCGCTGGCCAACTTCGCGGTGGGGCTGGACCCCAGCCGTGTGGTGTTCTTCGCGCAGTCGCATGTGCCCGAGCACCAGGAACTGAGCTGGATCTTCACCAACCTGACCCCGGTGGGCGAGCTGGAGCGCATGACCCAGTACAAGGACAAGGCGGGGGCGCTGGAAAGCGTGCCGGCGGGCCTGTTGATGTACCCGGTGCTGATGGCCGCCGACATCCTGCTGTACAAGGCCGACACCGTACCGGTCGGAGAGGACCAGACCCAGCACATCGAGCTGACCCGCGAGATCGCCCGGCGGTTCAACCACACCTTCGGCGAGACCTTCCCCGAACCGAAAGCCGTGTACAACAAGGACGCCCTGCGGATTCCAGGGGTGGACGGCCACGGCAAGATGAGCAAGAGCAAGGGTGAGAACAGCACCCTGGGCCTGCTGGAGAGTCTGGACAGCATCTGGCAGAAGCTGCGGGCCGCGCCCACCGACCCGGCCCGCGTGCGCCGCACGGACCCCGGCAACCCCGACGTGTGCCTGATTTTCGACTACCACAAGCTGTTCTCGGACCTGCCGACGATTGAAATGGTGGACGTGGAATGCCGCCGCGCCGGCATCGGCTGCGTGGACTGCAAGAAGAAGTTGATGGAAGGCGTGACTGCCACCCTCTCCCCCATCCAGCAGCGGGCGGCGGAACTCGCGCAGCACCCCGACGACATCCGCGACGCGCTGGCGCAGGGCGCGAAGGAGGCCCGCGCCATCGCCGCGCCGGTTATAGCAGAGGTGCGCGAGAAGGTGGGTTTCCTGAAGCTGTGA
- a CDS encoding LCP family protein, translating to MTAARPNPPGPRAPRWPLARLRALQTFGLGLAALTLGGLALLQGVGASGLALGTGSAPQFTVLLAGRDIVYCYYHQPCKDQDNPVGALEPPNTDTLMLVKVDGSRVRVLNIPRDTNVGPFDPGQRPSIQKINGRYGSGGPEALTRAVETVVGERVDSHVVVRTDYVERVIDALGGLDVTVPEGGIEWVDNAAGVNFKLDAGPHHLEGREAVLYLRVRKGFGDDYGRIDHQKQALAQLAARLRSPRGLAALPTILGGIGNGVDTNADPELLTALRPYLSNLKLSFATLPTDTIPGSFNLAVNREALNTLWGDRPAMASPTPDVKVSVMDATGAGLGSAVRSALNTLGYRQVEVRTVPESRETSQVFTGQDVSAANALADLLGLPRLQGERFPVEAGEVGILLGVDAREHLAALFPYARLSAPSPVPAAPPATPGTPPPTETP from the coding sequence GTGACGGCCGCTCGCCCGAACCCCCCTGGCCCCCGCGCCCCGCGCTGGCCCCTGGCCCGCCTGCGGGCGCTGCAGACCTTTGGCCTTGGGCTGGCAGCCCTGACGCTGGGTGGACTGGCGCTGCTGCAGGGCGTGGGCGCCTCCGGGCTGGCGCTGGGCACAGGCTCGGCCCCGCAGTTCACGGTGCTGCTGGCCGGGCGCGACATCGTGTACTGCTACTACCACCAGCCGTGCAAGGACCAGGACAACCCCGTGGGGGCGCTGGAGCCGCCCAACACCGATACGCTGATGCTGGTCAAGGTGGACGGCTCGCGCGTGCGGGTGCTGAACATTCCGCGCGACACCAATGTCGGCCCGTTTGATCCGGGTCAGCGGCCCAGCATCCAGAAGATCAACGGCCGCTACGGCTCCGGCGGCCCCGAGGCGCTGACCCGCGCCGTGGAAACGGTGGTGGGCGAGCGGGTGGATTCCCATGTGGTGGTCCGCACCGATTACGTCGAGCGGGTGATCGACGCGCTGGGCGGGCTGGACGTGACCGTTCCGGAGGGCGGCATCGAGTGGGTGGACAACGCTGCCGGCGTGAATTTCAAGCTGGACGCCGGGCCACACCATCTGGAAGGCAGAGAGGCCGTACTGTACCTGCGCGTCCGCAAGGGGTTCGGTGACGATTACGGGCGCATCGACCACCAGAAGCAGGCGCTGGCGCAGCTGGCGGCGAGGTTGCGCAGCCCGCGCGGACTGGCCGCCCTGCCCACCATCCTGGGCGGCATCGGCAACGGGGTGGACACCAACGCAGACCCTGAGCTGCTGACCGCGCTGCGGCCCTACCTGTCCAACCTCAAGCTCAGCTTTGCCACCCTGCCCACCGACACCATCCCCGGCAGCTTCAACCTGGCGGTCAACCGCGAAGCGCTGAACACACTGTGGGGAGACCGGCCGGCCATGGCTTCACCCACGCCAGATGTAAAGGTCAGCGTGATGGACGCCACGGGCGCGGGGCTGGGCAGCGCCGTGCGGAGCGCCCTGAACACCCTGGGCTACCGGCAGGTGGAGGTCCGCACGGTGCCCGAGAGCCGCGAGACCAGCCAGGTTTTTACCGGCCAGGACGTCAGCGCCGCAAACGCACTGGCCGATCTGCTGGGCCTGCCGCGCCTGCAGGGTGAGCGTTTCCCGGTTGAGGCGGGCGAGGTGGGTATTCTGTTGGGTGTGGACGCCCGCGAACACCTCGCGGCCCTTTTCCCCTATGCCCGGCTTTCCGCACCGTCACCCGTTCCAGCAGCGCCACCCGCGACGCCGGGCACCCCACCCCCCACGGAGACCCCATGA